In one Pyxidicoccus xibeiensis genomic region, the following are encoded:
- a CDS encoding TetR/AcrR family transcriptional regulator has protein sequence MPRTKLSPRKTPTQERSRATVDALVQATADILVRDGYAKLTTNRIAERAGVNVASLYQFFPGKEALVAEVSRRHVKEQREAAREVLANRKFDNLEELVRTLVALGFAAHAVDPKLHHALTEELPARRARKWEPEDAPMLEALGRFRTDVPDPELALWLIDTVSHAVIHRAVVERPEALSRGLLQEELVTLLLRYLKRK, from the coding sequence ATGCCGCGCACGAAGCTTTCCCCTCGGAAGACCCCCACGCAGGAGCGCTCGCGTGCGACGGTGGACGCGCTGGTGCAGGCGACTGCTGACATTCTGGTGCGCGACGGGTACGCGAAGCTGACGACGAACCGCATCGCCGAGCGGGCGGGCGTCAATGTAGCGTCGCTGTACCAGTTCTTCCCTGGCAAGGAAGCGCTGGTGGCGGAGGTGTCGCGCCGGCACGTGAAGGAGCAGCGCGAGGCGGCGCGTGAGGTGCTGGCGAATCGGAAGTTCGACAACCTGGAGGAGCTCGTCCGCACGCTGGTGGCGTTGGGCTTCGCCGCGCACGCGGTGGACCCGAAGCTGCACCACGCGCTGACGGAGGAACTGCCCGCACGCCGGGCACGGAAGTGGGAGCCCGAGGACGCCCCCATGCTCGAGGCCCTGGGCCGCTTCCGCACCGACGTGCCGGACCCGGAGCTGGCCCTGTGGCTCATCGACACGGTGTCCCACGCGGTCATCCACCGCGCAGTGGTGGAGCGCCCCGAGGCCCTCTCCCGGGGGCTGCTCCAGGAGGAGCTCGTGACGCTTCTCCTGCGCTACCTGAAGCGGAAGTGA
- a CDS encoding FAD-dependent oxidoreductase produces the protein MPLSSPQVLVVGAGPTGLTLACDLARRGVRVRIVDAAPAPFVGSRGKGLQPRTMEVLDDLGVLDAVLAAGCSYPRLCFHWRRFAVGRWTMMAHHAATPDVPHPNPWLVPQARTEGILRDRLASLGHAVGLGTALTGFTQDDAGVSATLTRDGALESVRADYLVGADGGHSRVRKLLDLPLHGATHEEERMVVGDVRVDGLSRTHWHVWPFATGGMMALCPLPGTDRFQLVLQVKKGGTVPELTEAALNQRIQEAARPGRALRLHDASWLSVFRPNVRMVDRYRVGRVFIAGDAAHVHPPAGGQGLNTGVQDAYNLGWKLAHVLQGAAPSLLDTYEAERLPIAARVLGLSSRLHAGMRQRQWKSMNRGDEERQLGLSYRGGPLAPESAGDTARLRAGDRAPDAPCVDAHGQPFRLFDAFRGPHWTLLAFGPKATATAAWGRSRFGGSVRGVVLHARATAPGADALLDVGGHAHRAYDVAPGADALILVRPDGYVGHTSRPGDRAALESYLSPWLSTAPSQGRRSEEPRECPHAGTCTVTEQGLN, from the coding sequence ATGCCCCTCTCGTCCCCCCAAGTGCTTGTCGTGGGCGCGGGCCCCACGGGCCTCACGCTCGCGTGTGACCTTGCCCGCCGGGGCGTCCGCGTGCGCATCGTGGACGCGGCCCCGGCGCCCTTCGTGGGCTCCCGGGGAAAGGGGCTCCAGCCGCGCACGATGGAGGTGCTGGACGACCTGGGTGTGCTCGACGCCGTGCTTGCCGCGGGCTGCTCCTATCCCCGGCTGTGCTTCCACTGGCGGCGCTTCGCCGTGGGGCGCTGGACGATGATGGCCCACCACGCCGCGACGCCCGACGTGCCCCATCCCAATCCATGGCTCGTGCCCCAGGCGCGCACCGAGGGCATCCTGCGCGACCGGCTGGCGTCACTGGGACACGCGGTGGGGCTCGGCACCGCCCTCACCGGCTTCACCCAGGACGACGCAGGGGTCTCCGCCACCCTCACCCGCGATGGCGCGTTGGAGAGCGTTCGCGCTGACTACCTGGTGGGCGCGGACGGCGGACACAGCCGTGTGCGCAAGCTGCTGGACCTGCCCCTCCACGGCGCCACCCACGAGGAGGAGCGCATGGTCGTGGGCGACGTGCGCGTGGACGGCCTGTCCCGCACGCACTGGCACGTCTGGCCCTTCGCGACGGGGGGCATGATGGCGCTGTGCCCGCTGCCCGGCACGGACCGCTTCCAGCTGGTCCTCCAGGTGAAGAAGGGTGGCACCGTGCCGGAGCTCACCGAGGCCGCGTTGAACCAGCGCATCCAGGAAGCAGCCCGCCCTGGCCGCGCGCTGCGCCTGCACGACGCGAGCTGGCTGTCCGTGTTCCGCCCCAACGTGCGCATGGTGGACCGCTACCGCGTGGGCCGCGTCTTCATCGCGGGCGACGCCGCGCACGTACACCCGCCCGCGGGTGGCCAGGGCCTCAACACCGGCGTGCAGGATGCCTACAACCTGGGCTGGAAGCTGGCCCACGTCCTCCAGGGCGCGGCCCCCAGCCTGCTCGACACCTACGAGGCGGAGCGGCTGCCCATTGCCGCGCGCGTGCTCGGCCTGTCCTCACGGCTGCACGCCGGCATGCGGCAGCGTCAGTGGAAGTCCATGAATCGGGGCGATGAGGAGCGGCAACTGGGCCTGAGCTATCGCGGCGGTCCGCTGGCGCCGGAGTCCGCGGGTGACACCGCCCGCCTGCGCGCGGGAGACCGAGCCCCGGATGCACCGTGCGTGGATGCGCACGGCCAGCCCTTCCGCCTGTTCGACGCGTTCCGGGGCCCTCACTGGACGCTGCTCGCCTTCGGGCCGAAGGCCACGGCCACGGCCGCATGGGGCCGCTCCCGCTTTGGCGGTTCCGTGCGCGGCGTCGTCCTCCACGCGCGCGCAACGGCTCCTGGTGCCGACGCCCTGCTCGACGTGGGCGGACACGCGCACCGGGCCTACGACGTGGCCCCGGGCGCGGATGCGCTCATCCTGGTGCGCCCGGACGGCTATGTGGGGCACACCTCCCGGCCCGGCGACCGCGCCGCCCTGGAGTCGTATCTGTCACCATGGCTGTCCACTGCTCCGTCCCAGGGGCGGCGCTCCGAAGAACCCCGGGAATGTCCCCATGCGGGGACCTGCACCGTGACGGAGCAGGGCCTCAACTAA
- a CDS encoding glutathione S-transferase family protein has product MNANTPPTLTLLELADAALPGHESYSPFCLKVHRALKYAGLPYTRACAANPAAHRAHNPTRQVPVLLVGDEAVPDSTSILTCIQRLAPGRIAVSPEALLWEELADTALNGFLVASRWADPRNWPATRSAYFGAMPAPVRAVVPALLRRKVVQGLVARDVWRAGPEACWRRFGVLLDQLDARAPEQGYWLPGSLSVADLALFAQLHSLRTPLTSWQRGEVARRARLSTWLDRVDTATRMLTAPLRAVS; this is encoded by the coding sequence ATGAACGCGAATACACCTCCGACCCTGACCCTGCTCGAGCTCGCCGACGCGGCGTTGCCCGGCCACGAGAGCTACTCCCCCTTCTGCCTCAAGGTTCACCGTGCCCTGAAGTACGCAGGCCTGCCCTACACGCGTGCCTGCGCGGCGAACCCCGCCGCCCACCGTGCCCATAACCCGACGCGACAGGTTCCCGTGCTGCTCGTGGGGGACGAGGCGGTACCTGATTCCACGAGCATCCTCACCTGCATCCAGCGGCTCGCTCCTGGCCGCATCGCTGTCAGCCCCGAGGCCCTTCTCTGGGAGGAGCTGGCCGACACCGCACTCAACGGCTTCCTCGTGGCCTCCCGCTGGGCGGATCCGCGCAACTGGCCCGCCACCCGCTCGGCCTACTTCGGCGCGATGCCGGCGCCCGTGCGTGCGGTGGTGCCGGCGCTGCTCCGGCGCAAGGTGGTCCAGGGACTGGTGGCACGCGACGTGTGGCGCGCGGGCCCGGAGGCCTGCTGGCGCCGCTTCGGGGTGTTGCTCGACCAGCTCGACGCCCGGGCTCCCGAGCAGGGCTACTGGCTGCCGGGTTCGCTCAGCGTGGCGGACCTGGCCCTCTTTGCGCAGCTCCACAGCCTGCGCACGCCGCTCACCTCCTGGCAGAGGGGAGAGGTGGCACGTCGCGCGCGCCTGAGCACGTGGCTGGACCGGGTGGACACGGCCACCCGCATGCTGACCGCACCGCTTCGCGCCGTGAGCTGA
- a CDS encoding DUF6714 family protein, whose translation MPESDPHLLDLFSRAFTEPGLARGEGRHLLRPGDMPWEVFEATLAHFVERTMAETPGAETRRRLRDLLSDLHLRPSLFSDELMRGLGVHEARASVLRAIHEAFAPAPLVGRPLGEAVLDDEKAFREVPEAQLAQARATAETLDWRRVSDGEIERAFELNSVYLWLDDSARSFYLPAFRSYALHHPAGRCEGFTLLALLEPSPPDAMNRWSHAQRRAIARFFEFVAADQPWDSVVVRHRDALAAWRALIE comes from the coding sequence ATGCCCGAGTCAGACCCTCACCTGCTCGACTTGTTTTCGCGGGCTTTCACCGAGCCCGGGCTGGCCAGGGGAGAGGGCCGCCACCTCCTGCGGCCAGGCGACATGCCCTGGGAGGTCTTCGAGGCCACGCTCGCGCACTTCGTCGAGCGCACCATGGCGGAGACGCCGGGCGCGGAGACCCGCCGTCGCCTTCGCGACCTGCTCTCGGACCTCCACCTTCGCCCTTCCCTCTTCTCCGACGAGCTCATGCGCGGCCTCGGCGTCCACGAGGCACGCGCCTCGGTGCTCCGCGCCATTCACGAGGCCTTTGCTCCCGCCCCCCTCGTCGGCCGCCCGCTGGGTGAGGCCGTGCTCGATGACGAGAAGGCCTTTCGAGAGGTGCCCGAAGCCCAGCTCGCACAGGCCCGGGCGACGGCGGAGACCCTCGACTGGCGGAGGGTCTCCGATGGCGAAATCGAGCGCGCGTTCGAGCTGAACTCGGTCTACCTCTGGCTCGATGACAGCGCCCGGTCGTTCTACCTGCCGGCCTTCCGCTCCTACGCACTCCACCATCCCGCGGGGAGGTGCGAGGGCTTCACCCTGCTGGCGCTCCTCGAGCCCTCGCCTCCCGACGCGATGAACCGATGGAGCCACGCCCAGCGTCGCGCCATCGCCCGGTTCTTCGAGTTCGTCGCCGCCGACCAGCCCTGGGACTCCGTCGTGGTCCGGCATCGCGACGCCCTCGCCGCGTGGCGGGCGCTCATCGAATGA